The Zingiber officinale cultivar Zhangliang chromosome 9A, Zo_v1.1, whole genome shotgun sequence genome window below encodes:
- the LOC122020725 gene encoding altered inheritance rate of mitochondria protein 25-like isoform X2, whose protein sequence is MSGAALISDCLRPRFLPLSFHLKPSESVDEGGEKKGELICRKGSFWGAIEQLGISILQGHCSVAGNQMRCLKKWIASPPIKFTEAIPSLLAFRNQGSQKLVKYAVNSSYPPPGNVLRELLQPFGMGITTMWGRSSDPKCEKGSLQMGVNSRLIAHRCFSCPAGKKQYFSRAARLWIEEKQQEKARSRRSKRQPAPSGKVKLAPLLSRDSLIIVRDIEWANVMFSFEQESRYQIIDPCYPQSPVGFIQEKSNVIFRQLLRGRRPFIAYMFDAMGNEVLRVHRPFWWINSTIYAEVDGKEVGVVHRRWHLWRRIYDLYLGNKQFAVVENPGFWNWTFTLRDEEGNVLAQIDRNWRGVGLELFTDAGQYVVRFGDADSLPNNRPGSSEFEVSRPLTLSERAVAIALAVSLDSDYFSRSRGGWAFPFLVAE, encoded by the exons ATGAGCGGCGCAGCCCTTATTTCCGACTGCCTTCGGCCACGATTCCTGCCTTTGTCTTTCCATTTAAAACCCTCGGAATCGGTCGACGAGGGCGGGGAGAAGAAAGGCGAACTGATTTGCAG AAAAGGGTCTTTTTGGGGGGCCATTGAGCAGTTGGGAATCTCCATTCTCCAAGGGCATTGCAG TGTGGCCGGTAATCAGATGAGGTGTTTGAAGAAATGGATTGCTTCTCCTCCCATTAAGTTTACGGAAGCAATTCCTTCTCTTTTGGCATTTCGGAATCAGGGTTCTCAGAAATTGGTGAAATATGCCGTGAACAGCAGTTACCCTCCGCCAGGGAACGTCCTTCGTGAACTCTTGCAGCCATTTGGCATGGGAATCACAACTATGTGGGGGCGTTCATCTGATCCAAAATGCGAAAAAGGAAGCTTGCAGATGGGCGTGAATAGTCGGCTAATCGCTCATCGTTGTTTTTCATGCCCAGCAGGGAAGAAACAATATTTTAGCAGGGCTGCACGGCTTTGGATTGAAGAAAAGCAACAGGAGAAAGCAAGGAGTAGGAGAAGCAAGAGACAACCTGCACCAAGTGGCAAA GTCAAACTTGCACCACTTCTTTCCAGAGATAGTTTGATTATTGTGAGAGACATAGAATGGGCAAACGTCATGTTCTCTTTTGAACAG GAGAGTCGCTATCAAATAATAGACCCTTGTTATCCTCAGTCA CCTGTTGGTTTCATTCAAGAGAAAAGTAATGTCATCTTCAGGCAG CTACTTCGTGGAAGACGCCCATTCATCGCTTACATGTTTGATGCTATGGGTAATGAAGTATTAAGG GTTCACAGGCCCTTTTGGTGGATAAACAGCACAATATATGCGGAAGTAGATGGTAAG GAAGTTGGTGTAGTCCACAGACGCTGGCATCTTTGGCGGAGAATTTATGATTTGTACTTAGG AAACAAGCAATTTGCTGTGGTTGAAAATCCTGGTTTCTGGAATTGGACATTCACATTAAGGGATGAAGAAGGCAATGTGCTGGCACAAATTGATCGTAACTGGAGAGGTGTTGGTTTAGAG CTCTTCACTGATGCTGGTCAATATGTGGTTCGATTTGGGGATGCTGATTCACTTCCTAACAATAGACCTGGTTCAAGC GAGTTTGAAGTTTCCCGCCCATTGACTCTTTCCGAAAGAGCTGTGGCTATTGCTCTTGCTGTTTCTCTGGATAGTGATTACTTCTCACGGTCACGGGGAGGCTG GGCATTCCCATTTCTCGTTGCAGAGTAG
- the LOC122020725 gene encoding altered inheritance rate of mitochondria protein 25-like isoform X3: MRCLKKWIASPPIKFTEAIPSLLAFRNQGSQKLVKYAVNSSYPPPGNVLRELLQPFGMGITTMWGRSSDPKCEKGSLQMGVNSRLIAHRCFSCPAGKKQYFSRAARLWIEEKQQEKARSRRSKRQPAPSGKVKLAPLLSRDSLIIVRDIEWANVMFSFEQESRYQIIDPCYPQSPVGFIQEKSNVIFRQLLRGRRPFIAYMFDAMGNEVLRVHRPFWWINSTIYAEVDGKEVGVVHRRWHLWRRIYDLYLGNKQFAVVENPGFWNWTFTLRDEEGNVLAQIDRNWRGVGLELFTDAGQYVVRFGDADSLPNNRPGSSEFEVSRPLTLSERAVAIALAVSLDSDYFSRSRGGWAFPFLVAE; this comes from the exons ATGAGGTGTTTGAAGAAATGGATTGCTTCTCCTCCCATTAAGTTTACGGAAGCAATTCCTTCTCTTTTGGCATTTCGGAATCAGGGTTCTCAGAAATTGGTGAAATATGCCGTGAACAGCAGTTACCCTCCGCCAGGGAACGTCCTTCGTGAACTCTTGCAGCCATTTGGCATGGGAATCACAACTATGTGGGGGCGTTCATCTGATCCAAAATGCGAAAAAGGAAGCTTGCAGATGGGCGTGAATAGTCGGCTAATCGCTCATCGTTGTTTTTCATGCCCAGCAGGGAAGAAACAATATTTTAGCAGGGCTGCACGGCTTTGGATTGAAGAAAAGCAACAGGAGAAAGCAAGGAGTAGGAGAAGCAAGAGACAACCTGCACCAAGTGGCAAA GTCAAACTTGCACCACTTCTTTCCAGAGATAGTTTGATTATTGTGAGAGACATAGAATGGGCAAACGTCATGTTCTCTTTTGAACAG GAGAGTCGCTATCAAATAATAGACCCTTGTTATCCTCAGTCA CCTGTTGGTTTCATTCAAGAGAAAAGTAATGTCATCTTCAGGCAG CTACTTCGTGGAAGACGCCCATTCATCGCTTACATGTTTGATGCTATGGGTAATGAAGTATTAAGG GTTCACAGGCCCTTTTGGTGGATAAACAGCACAATATATGCGGAAGTAGATGGTAAG GAAGTTGGTGTAGTCCACAGACGCTGGCATCTTTGGCGGAGAATTTATGATTTGTACTTAGG AAACAAGCAATTTGCTGTGGTTGAAAATCCTGGTTTCTGGAATTGGACATTCACATTAAGGGATGAAGAAGGCAATGTGCTGGCACAAATTGATCGTAACTGGAGAGGTGTTGGTTTAGAG CTCTTCACTGATGCTGGTCAATATGTGGTTCGATTTGGGGATGCTGATTCACTTCCTAACAATAGACCTGGTTCAAGC GAGTTTGAAGTTTCCCGCCCATTGACTCTTTCCGAAAGAGCTGTGGCTATTGCTCTTGCTGTTTCTCTGGATAGTGATTACTTCTCACGGTCACGGGGAGGCTG GGCATTCCCATTTCTCGTTGCAGAGTAG
- the LOC122020725 gene encoding altered inheritance rate of mitochondria protein 25-like isoform X1 translates to MSGAALISDCLRPRFLPLSFHLKPSESVDEGGEKKGELICSCRKGSFWGAIEQLGISILQGHCSVAGNQMRCLKKWIASPPIKFTEAIPSLLAFRNQGSQKLVKYAVNSSYPPPGNVLRELLQPFGMGITTMWGRSSDPKCEKGSLQMGVNSRLIAHRCFSCPAGKKQYFSRAARLWIEEKQQEKARSRRSKRQPAPSGKVKLAPLLSRDSLIIVRDIEWANVMFSFEQESRYQIIDPCYPQSPVGFIQEKSNVIFRQLLRGRRPFIAYMFDAMGNEVLRVHRPFWWINSTIYAEVDGKEVGVVHRRWHLWRRIYDLYLGNKQFAVVENPGFWNWTFTLRDEEGNVLAQIDRNWRGVGLELFTDAGQYVVRFGDADSLPNNRPGSSEFEVSRPLTLSERAVAIALAVSLDSDYFSRSRGGWAFPFLVAE, encoded by the exons ATGAGCGGCGCAGCCCTTATTTCCGACTGCCTTCGGCCACGATTCCTGCCTTTGTCTTTCCATTTAAAACCCTCGGAATCGGTCGACGAGGGCGGGGAGAAGAAAGGCGAACTGATTTGCAG CTGCAGAAAAGGGTCTTTTTGGGGGGCCATTGAGCAGTTGGGAATCTCCATTCTCCAAGGGCATTGCAG TGTGGCCGGTAATCAGATGAGGTGTTTGAAGAAATGGATTGCTTCTCCTCCCATTAAGTTTACGGAAGCAATTCCTTCTCTTTTGGCATTTCGGAATCAGGGTTCTCAGAAATTGGTGAAATATGCCGTGAACAGCAGTTACCCTCCGCCAGGGAACGTCCTTCGTGAACTCTTGCAGCCATTTGGCATGGGAATCACAACTATGTGGGGGCGTTCATCTGATCCAAAATGCGAAAAAGGAAGCTTGCAGATGGGCGTGAATAGTCGGCTAATCGCTCATCGTTGTTTTTCATGCCCAGCAGGGAAGAAACAATATTTTAGCAGGGCTGCACGGCTTTGGATTGAAGAAAAGCAACAGGAGAAAGCAAGGAGTAGGAGAAGCAAGAGACAACCTGCACCAAGTGGCAAA GTCAAACTTGCACCACTTCTTTCCAGAGATAGTTTGATTATTGTGAGAGACATAGAATGGGCAAACGTCATGTTCTCTTTTGAACAG GAGAGTCGCTATCAAATAATAGACCCTTGTTATCCTCAGTCA CCTGTTGGTTTCATTCAAGAGAAAAGTAATGTCATCTTCAGGCAG CTACTTCGTGGAAGACGCCCATTCATCGCTTACATGTTTGATGCTATGGGTAATGAAGTATTAAGG GTTCACAGGCCCTTTTGGTGGATAAACAGCACAATATATGCGGAAGTAGATGGTAAG GAAGTTGGTGTAGTCCACAGACGCTGGCATCTTTGGCGGAGAATTTATGATTTGTACTTAGG AAACAAGCAATTTGCTGTGGTTGAAAATCCTGGTTTCTGGAATTGGACATTCACATTAAGGGATGAAGAAGGCAATGTGCTGGCACAAATTGATCGTAACTGGAGAGGTGTTGGTTTAGAG CTCTTCACTGATGCTGGTCAATATGTGGTTCGATTTGGGGATGCTGATTCACTTCCTAACAATAGACCTGGTTCAAGC GAGTTTGAAGTTTCCCGCCCATTGACTCTTTCCGAAAGAGCTGTGGCTATTGCTCTTGCTGTTTCTCTGGATAGTGATTACTTCTCACGGTCACGGGGAGGCTG GGCATTCCCATTTCTCGTTGCAGAGTAG